A window of the Mesotoga prima MesG1.Ag.4.2 genome harbors these coding sequences:
- a CDS encoding ABC transporter ATP-binding protein, with protein sequence MQERPILSVKNLSTHFNMAEGVVKAVQDVSFDLHRDDVLGIVGETGSGKSVTVKSVAGMTDSPGFIAGGEILFFTDEFSKTGEKEYIDLVKLPKESFSKVRGKHIGMIFQDPMTSLDPMYTIGNQMIETIVHHKKVTEEEARERSIRLLEQVGIPKPSERINDYPFQLSGGQRQRVVIAIALSCDPEILVADEPSTALDVTVQAQILELMKDLQEQFNSSMIFITHDLAVIAEIATKISVMYGSYQMEMADSMEIFENPMNPYTFALLECIPRLDIKQDQLLPIPGQPPIMLNPPNLCPFLPRCSRATDRCYKELPRLEQLKDNHFVRCWNPITNRVLLVKEAQE encoded by the coding sequence TTGCAGGAAAGGCCAATCCTTTCGGTGAAGAATCTCTCTACACACTTCAATATGGCCGAGGGAGTTGTTAAGGCCGTTCAAGATGTGTCTTTCGATCTTCATAGGGACGATGTCTTGGGAATAGTTGGGGAGACTGGCTCGGGGAAAAGTGTTACAGTCAAGTCCGTAGCTGGAATGACTGACAGTCCCGGTTTTATAGCCGGGGGTGAAATTCTATTTTTCACGGATGAGTTCAGTAAGACTGGAGAAAAGGAGTATATTGATCTGGTCAAGCTCCCTAAAGAAAGCTTTTCCAAGGTAAGGGGAAAACACATCGGAATGATTTTTCAAGATCCCATGACTTCTCTTGACCCGATGTACACAATTGGGAACCAGATGATAGAAACGATTGTCCATCACAAAAAGGTTACCGAAGAAGAAGCTAGGGAACGCTCAATAAGATTGCTTGAGCAAGTAGGAATTCCCAAACCTTCGGAGAGGATTAATGACTACCCCTTTCAGTTGTCCGGAGGCCAGCGTCAAAGAGTAGTGATAGCAATAGCGCTTTCGTGCGATCCAGAGATTCTGGTAGCGGACGAACCCTCTACTGCTCTGGATGTTACGGTTCAGGCTCAGATTCTTGAACTGATGAAGGACCTTCAAGAGCAGTTCAATAGTAGCATGATTTTTATCACGCACGATTTGGCTGTGATCGCCGAAATAGCTACTAAGATCAGTGTCATGTATGGAAGCTATCAAATGGAAATGGCAGATTCAATGGAGATTTTCGAAAATCCAATGAACCCCTACACCTTTGCTCTTCTTGAATGCATTCCTAGACTTGATATAAAGCAAGATCAGCTTCTTCCGATTCCTGGCCAGCCGCCAATAATGCTTAATCCTCCAAACCTTTGTCCCTTCCTTCCAAGGTGTTCAAGGGCAACTGATCGGTGTTATAAGGAATTACCAAGGCTTGAACAACTTAAGGATAATCATTTTGTCAGGTGCTGGAACCCAATCACCAATAGAGTGTTGCTGGTCAAGGAGGCTCAAGAATGA
- the dnaB gene encoding replicative DNA helicase: MSDLKTRVPPNSIESEEAVIGSILIDPDVVPDVMELLTGRDFYSRKNQLIFSTMEKLFDEGSPVDIVSVTERLRTGGVLEEVGGEVELAKLADVVPTSANFFYYGKTVKEKSLLRSLIAAASSIVENAYEGEDTDEILDNAEKAIFQITEAQISKTYQHIGKIMHELFHNLERLKENALTGRITGIASGYRRLDQVTTGFRPSDLVIVASRPSMGKTAFALSLASNMALKFQLPVAVFCLEMSKEQLAQRLLCNVTNFELSRLRAGDIGSEEWKRLTNGASTLQTAPIIIDDEPSLDPRTLRAKARRIKMEHNIQVLFVDYLQLMHTKSRSDNRQQEISEISRSMKLLARELNITVVALSQLSRAVEQREDKMPRLSDLRESGAIEQDADTVMFLYREDYYKDKSEVSDSPQVTKVIIGKQRNGPVGTVELVFHPKTATFYDKAFEAEK, from the coding sequence GTGAGCGATTTGAAGACAAGAGTACCCCCAAACAGCATTGAATCGGAAGAGGCGGTAATTGGAAGTATCTTGATAGATCCAGATGTTGTTCCGGATGTCATGGAACTCCTCACAGGCAGGGATTTTTACTCACGAAAGAATCAGCTGATTTTTTCCACGATGGAGAAGCTTTTCGATGAAGGAAGCCCTGTAGACATAGTTTCGGTGACGGAAAGACTGAGGACCGGCGGAGTCCTTGAGGAAGTTGGGGGTGAAGTCGAGCTGGCAAAGCTAGCCGATGTCGTTCCAACCTCTGCGAATTTCTTTTATTATGGTAAGACAGTAAAGGAGAAGTCATTACTTCGATCGCTCATAGCGGCGGCAAGTTCGATTGTCGAAAACGCATACGAAGGAGAAGACACGGACGAGATCCTGGACAACGCTGAGAAAGCTATTTTTCAAATCACCGAAGCCCAGATATCCAAAACCTATCAGCACATTGGAAAGATAATGCATGAACTGTTTCACAATCTGGAAAGGTTGAAAGAAAACGCCCTTACAGGAAGAATTACCGGAATAGCATCTGGGTACAGAAGACTCGACCAAGTCACTACAGGATTTCGACCATCCGATCTCGTCATTGTTGCATCTCGACCTTCTATGGGTAAAACTGCCTTTGCTTTGAGCCTGGCAAGCAACATGGCGCTGAAGTTTCAGCTACCGGTAGCTGTTTTTTGCCTAGAAATGTCCAAAGAACAGCTTGCACAGCGGTTGTTGTGTAATGTGACGAATTTTGAGCTGTCTCGGCTTCGCGCCGGAGATATCGGAAGCGAGGAGTGGAAAAGGCTAACAAATGGAGCCAGTACTCTCCAGACCGCGCCAATAATCATTGACGATGAGCCATCACTTGATCCTAGAACCTTGAGAGCCAAGGCAAGACGGATAAAGATGGAACACAACATTCAGGTTCTATTTGTCGATTACCTTCAACTAATGCATACTAAAAGCAGATCGGACAACAGGCAGCAGGAAATCTCGGAGATTTCGAGATCTATGAAGCTCCTCGCAAGGGAATTGAACATCACTGTTGTTGCTCTTTCGCAGCTTTCAAGGGCAGTGGAGCAAAGAGAAGATAAAATGCCGCGTCTAAGTGATCTTCGTGAATCGGGAGCCATAGAACAGGATGCCGATACCGTTATGTTTCTTTACAGAGAGGACTACTACAAAGACAAGAGTGAGGTCAGTGATTCACCACAAGTAACAAAAGTCATCATCGGGAAACAGAGAAATGGTCCAGTCGGTACTGTAGAACTAGTGTTCCATCCAAAGACCGCAACTTTCTATGATAAAGCCTTTGAGGCTGAAAAATGA
- a CDS encoding alanyl-tRNA editing protein, with amino-acid sequence MLEAVREIWFVEGTTYIKICYGNVFVDGEAGQLGDRGEVDSFKIKSVKKIGDEVVLEIDGKIEKNKGEMVDIRIDEERRIDISQQHTAQHLLSAVFLSEMDAETVGFQMGEEYTTIDLSLGILKDDMIDYVERLCNNFIGEDRAVRKFVVDRSEIQKYHLRKEIKREITESEREIRLVEIDGIDLSACSGLHVERTGQIGLLKILKHEKVKGSLTRVYFVAGKRALNDYFTKHKLITNSSLLLTCSYLDLTDRIASLIDEIRQDNSKIRSFSERLAGYVAREINGSKSRVIFLEDEESILASIPRFVTLEEYLIIGKSDDRILLFCKGYDCREVLTRIKKEFDVKGGSGKERGQFVFDGEFASIKELIENSY; translated from the coding sequence ATGTTAGAAGCAGTAAGGGAAATATGGTTTGTAGAAGGTACTACCTACATCAAAATATGTTACGGAAATGTTTTTGTTGATGGTGAAGCGGGACAACTTGGAGACCGTGGAGAGGTAGATTCTTTCAAAATAAAATCTGTGAAGAAAATTGGAGACGAGGTTGTCTTAGAAATCGATGGAAAGATTGAAAAGAATAAGGGCGAAATGGTAGATATTAGGATCGATGAGGAAAGAAGAATAGATATCTCACAGCAACACACAGCTCAACACCTTCTTTCTGCTGTCTTTCTAAGCGAAATGGATGCCGAAACCGTAGGATTTCAGATGGGCGAGGAGTACACAACTATTGATCTCTCACTTGGAATTCTTAAGGATGATATGATCGATTATGTAGAGAGGCTTTGCAACAATTTTATCGGTGAGGATCGTGCGGTAAGGAAATTTGTTGTCGATAGGTCTGAAATCCAAAAATACCATCTTAGAAAAGAGATCAAGAGAGAGATCACTGAAAGCGAAAGAGAGATAAGACTTGTCGAAATAGACGGGATAGACCTAAGTGCCTGCTCGGGTCTTCATGTGGAACGTACTGGCCAGATTGGTTTATTGAAGATTTTGAAACACGAGAAAGTGAAAGGGTCGCTCACCAGAGTCTATTTTGTTGCAGGGAAAAGGGCTTTGAATGATTATTTCACTAAACATAAATTGATCACAAATTCCTCCCTCTTACTAACGTGCAGTTATTTGGATCTGACGGATAGAATTGCGTCTCTAATTGATGAAATCAGACAAGACAATTCGAAAATCAGGAGCTTTTCTGAAAGACTGGCGGGTTATGTTGCAAGAGAGATAAACGGATCAAAGTCACGAGTTATCTTTCTTGAGGATGAAGAGAGTATACTCGCTTCGATTCCAAGATTTGTCACACTTGAGGAGTATCTTATCATTGGAAAGTCTGATGATAGAATCCTTCTTTTCTGTAAAGGATACGATTGCCGAGAGGTTCTCACCAGGATAAAAAAGGAGTTCGACGTCAAGGGGGGATCCGGCAAAGAGAGAGGCCAATTTGTTTTCGACGGTGAGTTTGCCTCAATAAAGGAGCTGATTGAGAATAGCTATTGA
- a CDS encoding ABC transporter ATP-binding protein: protein MIEARNLTRKFGTLVAVDRLNLNIASGEIYGFLGPNGAGKTTTIKMLTGIISPSLGEIFIDGLDMQKDLMEIKRLISVVPDEPKMYENLKGLEFVKFIIDVYRLPVKETLKKLNNLAEAFKIDYLGKYIGDYSHGMKQKLMVAIALMREPSVVFLDEPTVGLDASSAGKLRILLRNMADNGTTVFMTTHVLEVAEKMCDRIGIIDSGRLIAEGTLSDLKESFGRAESSLEELFLDITGDGETKLSIEGFEGEA, encoded by the coding sequence ATGATTGAAGCCCGAAACCTTACGAGAAAGTTTGGGACTCTCGTAGCTGTAGATAGATTGAATCTTAACATTGCTTCCGGTGAAATATATGGCTTTCTTGGACCAAACGGAGCGGGAAAGACAACTACCATAAAGATGCTCACAGGAATTATCTCTCCTAGTCTGGGAGAGATATTTATCGACGGTCTTGACATGCAAAAGGACCTAATGGAGATCAAGAGGTTGATTTCAGTTGTCCCTGATGAACCAAAGATGTACGAGAATCTAAAGGGGCTGGAATTCGTCAAATTCATTATTGACGTCTATCGTCTCCCAGTGAAGGAAACTCTTAAAAAGCTCAATAATCTGGCTGAAGCCTTCAAGATCGATTATCTTGGGAAATACATAGGTGATTATTCGCATGGAATGAAACAGAAGCTGATGGTTGCAATTGCTCTGATGAGAGAACCATCAGTGGTCTTTCTTGACGAACCTACAGTTGGTCTAGACGCCTCGAGCGCGGGAAAGCTGAGAATCTTGCTCAGAAATATGGCCGATAATGGAACAACTGTGTTTATGACTACTCACGTTCTTGAAGTGGCCGAAAAGATGTGTGATCGAATCGGGATAATCGATAGCGGAAGGCTGATCGCTGAAGGTACTCTTTCAGATTTGAAAGAGAGTTTTGGAAGAGCTGAATCAAGTCTAGAGGAACTCTTTCTTGATATAACAGGCGACGGAGAAACCAAACTATCTATTGAAGGTTTCGAAGGGGAAGCTTGA